The Phaeacidiphilus oryzae TH49 region GTTCGCGGGGGACTCCGGTGACGGCATGCAGCTCACCGGTGACCGGTTCACATCGGAGACGGCGTCGTTCGGCAACGACCTGTCGACCCTCCCCAACTTCCCGGCCGAGATCCGGGCCCCAGCCGGCACCCTCCCGGGCGTGTCGTCGTTCCAGCTGCACTTCGCCGACCACGACATCCTGACCCCGGGGGACGCCCCCCACGTGCTGGTGGCGATGAACCCGGCCGCCCTCAAGGCGAACCTGCCGGACCTGCCGTCCGGCGCCGAGATCATCGTGAACACCGACGAGTTCACCAAGCGCGCGCTGTCCAAGGTCGGCTACGGCGCCGACCCGCTGGGCGACGGCTCGCTGGACGGCTACCGGCTGCACAAGGTGCCGCTGACCACCCTGACCGTCGAGGCGCTGAAGGACTCGGGCCTGGCCCGCAAGGACGCCGAGCGGGCCAAGAACATGTTCGCGCTGGGCCTGCTGTCCTGGATGTACAACCGGCCGACCGAGGGCACGGAGTCCTTCCTGCGGCAGAAGTTCGCCAAGAAGACCGACATCGCCGAGGCCAACGTCCGGGCGTTCCAGGCGGGTTGGAACTTCGGCGAGACCACGGAGGACTTCGCGGTCTCGTACGAGGTGGAGCCGGCCAAGGAGGCCTTCCCGGCCGGCACCTACCGCAACATCTCCGGCAACGTGGCCCTGGCCTACGGCCTGATCGCGGCCTCCCAGCGCTCGGGGCTGCCGCTGTACCTCGGCTCGTACCCGATCACCCCGGCCTCGGACGTGCTCCACGAGCTGTCCAAGCACAAGAACTTCGGGGTGCGGACCTTCCAGGCGGAGGACGAGATCGCCGGGATCGGGGCCGCGCTGGGCGCGGCCTTCGGCGGTTCCCTGGCCGTGACGACGACCTCGGGGCCCGGTGTGGCGCTGAAGTCGGAGACCATCGGGCTGGCCGTGTCGCTCGAGCTGCCGCTGCTGGTGGTGGACATCCAGCGCGGCGGCCCCTCGACGGGCCTGCCGACCAAGACCGAGCAGGCGGACCTGCTGCAGGCGATGTTCGGGCGCAACGGCGAGGCGCCGGTGCCGATCGTCGCCCCGGCGACGCCCGCCGAGTGCTTCTCGGCGGCGCTGGAGGCCGCGCGGATCGCCCTGACCTACCGGACGCCGGTCTTCCTCCTGTCGGACGGGTACCTGGCGAACGGCTCGGAGCCGTGGCGGATCCCTGACGTGGCGTCACTTCCCGACCTCGGCGTGGAGTTCGCGACCGAGCCGAACCGCGAGGACGGCTCGTTCTGGCCGTATCTGCGCGACGAGGAGACGCTGGCCCGTCCGTGGGCGGTGCCCGGCACGCCGGGACTCGAGCACCGGATCGGCGGTATCGAGAAGCAGGACGGCACCGGGAACATCTCCTACGACCCGGACAACCACGAGAGGATGGTCCGGCTCCGGCAGGCCAAGGTGGACGGCATCGCGAAGACGGTGAAGCCGATCGCGGTCGATGATCCGAGCGAGGACGCCAGGCTTCTGGTGCTGGGCTGGGGCTCGACCTACGGGCCGATCGCGGCGGCGGTGCGCCGGGTGCGGGACGCCGGCGGCCGGGTGGCCCAGGCGCACCTGCGGCACCTCAACCCGTTCCCGGCCAACCTCGGCGAGCTGCTGAAGTCCTATGACCGGGTGCTGGTCCCGGAGATGAACATGGGTCAGCTGGCGCTGCTGATCCGCGGCAGGTACCTGGTGGACGCGCGCTCCTTCACCCAGGTGCGCGGTCTGCCGTTCAAGGCCGAGCAGCTCGCCGACGCGATCAAGGCAGAACTCGAGGAGACCGACCGTGTCTGAGACCACCGCCAACGGCAGCGCCGCCAACGGCCGCGCCAACGGCAGCGCCGCCAACGGCAATGCCGCCAACGGCAACGGACATGTCCCGCACCGGAACGGGGCGACCGCCCTCGCGGAGGGCGGCTTCCCCTCGCTGCGCCTGGTGCCCAAGACCGACGCCAAGCAGACCGTCAAGGACTTCAAGTCGGACCAGGAGGTCCGCTGGTGCCCCGGCTGCGGCGACTACGCCGTGCTGGCCGCCGTGCAGTCCTTCCTGCCGGAGCTGGGTCTGGCCCGGGAGAACATCTGCTTCGTCTCCGGCATCGGCTGCTCCTCCCGCTTCCCGTACTACATGAACACCTACGGGATGCACTCGATCCACGGCCGCGCGCCGGCGATCGCCACCGGCCTCGCCACCTCCCGGCGCGACCTGAGCGTATGGGTGGTCACCGGCGACGGCGACGCGCTGTCCATCGGCGGCAACCACCTCATCCACGCCCTTCGCCGCAACGTCAACCTGAAGATCCTCCTCTTCAACAACCGGATCTACGGGCTGACCAAGGGCCAGTACTCGCCGACCTCCGAGCAGGGCAAGGTGACCAAGTCGACCCCGATGGGCTCGCTGGACGCCCCCTTCAACCCCCTCTCGCTGGCGATCGGCGCCGAGGCCTCCTTCGTGGGCCGGACCATCGACTCCGACCGCAAGCACCTGCAGTCGGTGCTGCGGGCGGCGGCCGAGCACGAGGGCTCCGCCCTGGTGGAGATCTACCAGAACTGCAACATCTTCAACGACGGCGCCTTCGAGACCCTGAAGGAGCCGGGCACCCGGGACGAGGCGCTGATCCGGCTGGAGCACGGGCAGCCGATCCGCTTCGGCGCCGAGGGCGCCCACGGCGTCTTCCGCGACCCGGCCACCGGCGAGCTGACGACCCGTGAGGTCACCCCGGAGAACGAGGCCGAGGTGCTGGTCCACGACGCCCACGCGGCCAGCCCCGCCACCGCCTTCGCGCTGACCCGGCTGGCGGACGCGGACACCCTCCACCGGACGCCGATCGGGGTGCTGCGCTCGGTCGAGCGCCCGGTCTACGACACCCTGATGGCCGAGCAGCTGGAGGCGGCCGTGGGGGCCAAGGGCGAGGGCGACCTGGCCGCGCTCCTCACCGGCAGCGACACCTGGCAGGTCGGCTGACCACCGGTCGTACGCCGATCGACGTACTGCGGCGCCGCGGGGGAGACCCGCGGCGCCGCAGGCGTCTCCGGACCGCACTCCTTGCGCCGATCAGGCGTTAAGGAGTCGTTAGAAACGTTAAAGCGACAGCAAATCTGTCCGAATTGTCGCATTGTCAGAGGGTATCCATGCTCGGGTGTCCTCCGCGTCCGCGTCCGCGGGCCCGGAGGACCGCTCAAGCCCGACCCTCCAGACGCCGAATCGGACCCCGTAGCCATGGCACGTCGCACTGAAGGCCCCGCCGCCCCGGACGCCCCCTCGCAACCGGAGACGCCCCCGGGCGGACGGGCCCCCGGCGGCGCCACCGCGCACGCGGCGGAGAACCTTCCGGAGTCCCTCGGCTACCGGATCAAGAAGCGGCTGCTCGGCCGGCCCCTGGTGACCGAGCAGCTGGGCGAGGAGAAGCTCTCCAACCCGATCGCCCTCGGCGTCCTCGCCTCCGACTGCATCTCCTCCTCCGCGTACGGCTCGGAGCAGATGCTCACCATCCTGGTGCCGGTGATCGGGATGTCGGCGTTCAGCATGCTGATGCCGGTCACCTTCGTCATCCTCGCGGTGCTGTTCGTCCTCACCCTGTCCTACCGGCAGGTCGTGATGGTCTACACCCGGGCCGGCGGCTCGTACGTGGTCGCCAGGGACAACTTCGGGCCGAACGTGGCCCAGGTCGCCGCGGTGGCGCTGCTGATCGACTACATCGTCACGGTGGCGGTGCAGACCGCCGCCGGAACGGACGCCATCGCCTCGCTGGTGCACCTCCTGGGCAACGGCTACACCGGTTTCGACCGGTACAAGCTGGCGTTGTCCGTGGTGATCGTGCTGGTGCTGTGCTGGGGCAATCTGCGCGGGATCCGGGAGGCCGGCCGGGCCTTCGCCATGCCCGCGTACCTCTTCATGGGGGCGATGGCGCTGGTCTTCGCGGTCTCCGCGATCCGGCTGGCGATGGGCGACCTGCCGCACGCCGACGTCCACGCGGCGGGCGCGATGACGCTCGGCGGCCACGGCGGCACCGGGGTGCTGATGGGGGCCTCGGTCTTCATCGTGCTCAAGTCCTTCGCCAACGGCGGTTCCTCGCTGACCGGTCTGGAGGCGATCTCCAACGGCGTCAGTGCCTTCCGCAGCCCGCAGGGGGTGAACGCCCGGAAGACGCTGGTGGCGATGAGCTGCATCCTCGGCGTGCTGGTGCTCGGCGTCTCCACACTGGCCTTCATCACCCACGCCATCCCGTACAACTCCGGCAACCCGACGGTGATCTCGCAGGAGGCCAGCCTGGCCTTCGGCGGCGGCTGGCTCGGGCAGGCCGGACTGGTCTTCGTCCAGCTGGCCACCGCGCTGATCCTCTACACCGGCGCCAACACCTCCTTCAACGGCTTCCCGTTCCTGGCCAGCTTCGTCGCCGAGGACTCCTTCCTGCCAAGGCAGCTGACCAAGCGCGGCCACCGGCTGGCGTTCTCGGCCGGCATCACCGTCCTCACCGTGATCGCGCTGGGGCTGCTGATCGGCACCGACGGGCGGCTGGACAAGCTGGTCGCGATGTACGCGATCGGCGTCTTCACCGGCTTCTTCATGGCCGGCATCGGGATGTTCAAGCACTTCTGGACGCGGCGGGAGGCCCGGCGCCGGACGGCCGGGCTGATCGTCAACGGGCTGGCCGCGCTCGCCTCCGCGGCGGTGGTGATCATCTTCGCGATCACCAAGTTCACCGAGGGCGCCTGGATGGTCGTGGTGATCTTCCCGATCGGCGTCTACTCGCTGATCCGGGTCAACCGCCGCTATCGCGAGGAGGCCGAGGCGCTGGCCGCCGCGCCCGCCGACGCCACCCGGCCGACCGCCCGCAAGCAGCTGATGTTCGTCCTGGTCGACCGGGTCGACCTGGCCGTCCTCAAGGCCATCCGGTACGCCCGCTCGCTGCGGCCGGCCGAGCTGCGGGCGGTGCACTTCATGGTGGACAGCAGGGAGGCCGAGCGGCTGGGCGCGCACTGGGACGAGGCGGAGGTGGGCGACCTGCCGCTGGAGATCGTCCAGTGCCCGGACCGCCGGATCACCCGCGCCCTGCTGGAGTACATCGCGCGGGCCGCGGACACCCCGGGGGCGCAGGTGACCCTGCTGATCCCGGAGCGGACCTACTCGCCGATCCTCGGCCGGCTGCTGCACCGCAGGACTCCGGACCACATCGCCCGGGCCGTCGGCAAGCTGCCGAACGTGGTCGCCACCATCGTGCCGTTCGACGTGGTGCTGCCGAGGCGTCCGGCCAAGGACTGACCTGGCCTGAGCGCGTCAGGAGTATTGACAGCCCTCTCGCCGTGCGGTTGTGTGCGGAACCGTTTGGGGGTGGGGAATTTGCTCGCCAGAAGGCGCCAATCCGCGATCCTCGCGGAGATCCGCACGATCGGCAGTGTGCGCGTGGCCGAGCTCTCCGCCCGCTACCGGGTCTCGGAGATGACGATCCGCCGGGACCTGGCGGCGCTCGCCCGGCAGGGGCTGGTGGAGAAGGTGCACGGCGGCGCGCTCCTCTCCGGTTCGGGGACCGGGGCCGGGCGGGCGGTCGAGCCCGGCTTCGAGGCCAAGTCCTCCTGGGCGCCGGCCGCCAAGGAGGAGATCGCGCGGGCCGCCGCGGCGCTCGCCGTCCCCGGCAGCGCGGTCGCGCTCTCCGCGGGCACCACCACCCGGGCGCTGGCCCGCCACCTGGCGGGGGTGCCGCGGCTCACCGTGGTGACCAACTCGGTGCGGGTCGCCGAGGCGCTGGAGGAGGAGGCCGGCCGTCGTCCGGAGGGGGACGGGGCGACGGTGGTCCTCACCGGCGGTGTCCGGACCCCGTCGGACGCACTGGTCGGCCCGATCGCCGAACTGGCCCTCCACGAGCTGCACGTCGACCTCCTCTTCACCGGCTGCCACGGGATCGACCCGTCGGCCGGCCTGACCACCCCCAACCTCGCCGAGGCGGAGACCAACCGGGCGCTGGTCGGCTGCGCCGGGCGGGTGGTGGCGGTGGCCGACCACAGCAAGTGGGGTGTGGTGAGCCTCAGCTCGTTCGTGTCGCTGTCCGGCGTGGACACCCTGGTCACCGACGCGGACCTGGCGGAGCCGGCGCGCCGCGCGGCGCGCGACCACGTCCGCCGGCTGATCGTCGCCGACGCGGACCCGGCCCGTGGGGGCTGACGCCGCCCCGGCGCGGGGCGACCGTCAGTCGGTGAAGGCGTACTTCTTCCCGGCGGCTGCCAGCGCCTCCTGGAAGGAGGACTGCTGGCGGGTCTTCAGGAAGGCCGTCACCGCGGTGTCGATCGCGGAGTTCCAGTCGTTGGTGACCAGCGTGCCGTGGGTGACCGAGCCGACCAGCCGGGTCGACTTGGCCCGCCACAGGTCCAGCGACCACTTCTGGTACTCGTCGTAGAGCGTCCGCTCGGTGGAGTCGACGCTCGCCCGGGGCGGGATCGCGCCCTTCACGGTGTCGAAGTCGTCCTGGCCGCGCCGGCTGCCGCACTCCTTGAGCCAGGCGACCGCCGCGTCCCGGTTCTTGGCGCCCTTGGGCAGGGTGAAGCAGTCCGCCTCGAACTCGAAGACGCCCTCGGTGCCGGGCACCGGCGCCCAGTTGTAGTCCTTGCGCGGGGTCAGGTAGAGCGAGCCGGCCTTGAGGTTGGCCTCCGCCCAGTCGCCCATGATCTGGTAGCAGGCCTTGCCCTGGCCGAGCTTCTGGGTGGCCTGGTCCCAGGTGAGGCTGCCGTCCAGCGAGCTGCAGTACGGCAGCAGTTCGGCGAAGTAGGAGATGGCCTGCTTGACCCCGCTGGAGCCGAAGTTCCCGCCCGGCTTCCACAGCGCGGTGTACTGGTCCGGCCCGAGGACGCTCAGCAGCAGCGTCTCGAACGCGTGCTTGAACGACCATTCCTCGGAGGTGGCCAGCGGGATGATGCCGCCGCCGGACCGCTGGACGGTCTTCAGGTTGTCCAGGAATTCCCGGATCGTGGTGGGCGAGCTGGATATGCCGAGATGGTCGCAGATCTTCTGGTTCGACCACAGCATGTTGATGTGGTGGATATCCACCGGAACCGCATAGTACGACCCGCCCTTGCGGATCATCGGCAGCAGCTGGGGGTTGAAGGTCTTCTCCCAGCCCTCCTGGTGGTAGAGGAAGTCCACCGGCTCCAGCTGGCCGGCCTCGACATAGCCGTGGAGGGCGCCGCCGATCTGCCCCTGGAAGGTGTCCGGCGGGCTGCCCGCCTGCAGACGGCGGGCCAGCTCGGCCTTGGCCGCGGTGCCGGCGCCGCCGGCCACCGCCCGGTTGACGAACCTGACCGTCGGGTTGTTCAGCGAGAAGTCGGCGACCAGGGCGTTCAGCGCGTCCTTCTCGCCGCCCGCCGTCCACCAGGAGAAGACCTCAAGCTGCCCGCTGGGCGTGCCGGACGACGAGGCGCCGCCGCCGCTGCCGCAGGCGGCCAGCGCGGCCGCCGCCGCGGAGAGCCCGCTGGCGGCGAGAAAGGCCCGGCGAGTGATGGGCATGGTGAGACGACTCCCCCGTGGGTCAGCGGTGCCGGATTGGCTTTATCTGACAGGTCGGGACCGTGGTGCGTCAAGTTCATTGGAAATACGCGGCCTTGGGGGAGCGGAGGCTCCTGGGGATTTACCCCACAGTCACCAGGGGACTGCGGAACGCTGTGGTTCGTGATCGACCAATCGCATTGGGGCCACCACGCTGCGTGGTGTCATCGCTGGTCAGAATACGCGCGATGCGGGCGGCCGTACGCCGTGCCCTTTTGTGCGGAAGGTGCGGAAACCATGACGCCCGCCGCACCGGAGGTGCGACGGGCAATCATGATCGTGTCCGATCAGTCTGCCGATTCGGGCCCCGCGAAACGGTGGCCGCTTCCTGCCCCCCAGTGGCCGCCAGCGGAAGCGCGGGGTCCGAATCGGGCGGTTCAGTGACCGGCGTCATGCTCCAGGACGGTCGGCGTGACGGCTCCCGCGTAGACCGTGCCGTTGTCGGCGATCAGCACGTTGACCACCCGGGTGGAGAAGAGCGTCCCACCGGGGACGGACTTGCCGAGGCTCTTCAGCGAGCCCAGCCCGCCGAGCGCGGACGGGGCCGAGGACGAACCCGTGTGGGCGGAGCCGGACTTCGCGGCCTTCGGAGCGGTGAACTCCACCACCGTGGTCCAGCCCGAGCCGATCGTCCTCTCGGAGCCCCCGGAGAGCCCGGGCAGCCCGGCCGCGCCCGAGCCGGCGGCGCCGGGGCGCCCCGGCACGCCCTTGAGGTGGAGGGCCTTCTTCTGGCCCGGGGTCAGCGCGCCCTTGTGGTTCGGCTGCACGCCGGCCGAGGCGTCGTGGGTGACCACCTTGGCGCCCTTCGGCGGGGCGTAGTCGAAGGCGGCCGCCGCCGGGGTGCCGAAGTCGACCGTGGTGAAGCGGACGTCGACGATCGGGTCCCCGCCGTCCGTCGAGTCGGCCTGCACCTGCAGCGGGGTGAAGGTGGCCGCGTCCACCGCGATCCGCACCTCGCTGACCGTGGAGCCGGCGCCCTTGGGCTTCAGCACCAGCTGGTACGCGTTCCGCCCGGCCACCCGGGTCGCCCCGGCGACGGACACGTCGGTCGTCGGGCCCAGCTGCCGCAGCGCCTTGTCGGCCGCCTGCTGGGGGGTCATGCCGGCCAGGCCGGCCGCCGTCCGGTCGGCGGGGTCGCTCTTGGTGCTGAGACCGGTGAGGTGGGTGGCGGTGTTCTTCGCGCCGTCGTACACCCAGGCCTGGGAGCCGTTGCGGACCAGCACCTCCTGCCCGCCGGGGAGGTCGGGGGCGACCAGCTTCGCCCGGTGCGCCGGGCCGTCCACTGCCACCTGGAAGGTGTGGGTGCCGGAGAGCAGCGCGGTCATCGCGGCCCGCGGGGAGAGCCCGCCGCCGCTGCCGGAGGCCGCGGAGCTGGGCAGCTGGTCCAGGATCTGGGCCGGAACGCCCAGGTCGCTGCTGCTCTGCACGGTGCCGCTGAGCGTCTGCTGCTTCGCCGCCATGACCTTGGCCACCAGCTGCTGCGGCGTCAGGGTCGGCAGGGACGGGCTGGCGGACGCGGCGAGCGCGGGCACCAGGCCCACCCCCACGATGCCGACCGCGGCGACGCCCGCGGGCAGCAGCACCTGGCGCGAGCGCCAGCGCGGCGTACGCCGTCTCGCGGGCGGCCGGCTGTCGGGGGATGACGGTGTGTCTGTTCCGAAGACGGACATGGTGGGCCGTACCTCCGCGGTGAGCTTGCTTCCTTGCCTCGTACATCCATTGAAGCCCCGTCAGCGTGGTCCGGCATCGCCCCGTGGAAGCATTCCCGACTACGCCCCTGGGCGCATGCCTCCCGGCCTGCGGGAGGGGGTGTCCCCTAGGGGGCGTCCCGGGCCGCGGTGGGGTTGATCACCCCGTGTGGGCGCAGCGTACGCTGCCGGGTATGTCGGCAAACCAGCAGAGTGCGCCCAGCACGCCGCCCACCGAGAACGCCATGCGACGCGCCCTCCGCCGGGCCCGGGACGGGGTGTCCGTGGACACCGCCGAGGCCGCCGTGCTGCTCCAGGCGCGCGGCGAGGACCTCCGGGACCTCTGCGCCACCGCGGCCCGGATCCGCGACGCCGGACTGGAGGCGGCCGGCCGGCCGGGTGTCGTCACCTACTCGCGCAAGGTCTTCATCCCGCTGACCCGCCTCTGCCGGGACCGCTGCCACTACTGCACCTTCGTCACCGTCCCCGGGAAGCTCCGCAAGGAGGGCTCGCGGACGGAGGGCCTCTTCCTCTCCCCGGACGAGGTGCTGGAGATCGCCCGCCAGGGCGCCGAACTCGGCTGCAAGGAGGCCCTGTTCACGCTCGGCGACAAGCCCGAGGACCGCTGGCCGGAAGCCCGCGAGTGGCTGGACGCGCACGGCTACGACGACACCCTGGCCTACGTCCGCGCGATGTCCATCCGGGTGCTTGAGGAGACCGGGCTGCTGCCGCACCTCAACCCCGGGGTGCTCGGCTGGACCGACTTCCAGCGGCTCAAGCCGGTCGCCCCCTCCATGGGGATGATGCTGGAGACCACCGCCGCCCGGCTGTGGTCCGAGCCCGGCGGCCCCCACCACGGCTCCCCGGACAAGGACCCCGCCGTCCGGCTGCGGGTGCTGGAGGACGCCGGACGCTCCAACGTCCCCTTCACCTCCGGGATCCTGATCGGGATCGGCGAGACCTACGAGGAGCGCGCGGACTCGCTCTTCGCGCTGCGCCGGGTCGCCCGGCAGTACCACGGCCTCCAGGAGGTCATCGTCCAGAACTTCCGCGCCAAGCCGGACACGGCGATGCGCGGGATGCCGGACGCCGAGCTGGAGGAGCTGGCCGCGGCGATCGCCGTCGCCCGCGTCGTCCTCGGCCCCGCCGCCCGCATCCAGGCCCCGCCGAACCTGGTCGACGGCGAGTACGCGCTGATGGTGGGCGCGGGGATCGACGACTGGGGCGGGGTCTCCCCGCTCACCCCCGACCACGTCAACCCCGAGCGCCCGTGGCCGCAGATCGAGCAGCTCGCCGAGCGCACCGCCGAGTCCGGCTTCGAGCTGCGCGAACGGCTCACCGTCTACCCCGAGTTCGTCCGCCGCGGCGAGCCCTGGCTGGACCCCCGGGTGCTCCGGCACGTCAGCGCGCTGGCCGACCCGGAGACCGGGCTCGCCCTGGAGGGCGCCCGCCCGCGGGGCCTGCCCTGGCAGGAGCCCGAGGACGGCCTCGCCGAGGCCTTCGGCCGCACCGACCTCCACCGCACCATCGACACCGAGGGCCGCACCGCCGACCGCCGGGACGACTTCGACGAGGTCTACGGCGACTGGGAGTCGCTGCGCGAGGACGCCCAGCGGACCTCCGCCCCCGAGCGGATCGGCGGCGACCTCCGCGAGGCGCTGTCCGTCGCCGCTGACGACCCGACGAAGCTGACGGACGATCAGGCGCTGGCCCTGCTGCACGCCGACGGCCCGGCCCTGGACGCTCTGTGCTCCATCGCCGACGACGTCCGCAAGTCCGCGGTCGGGGACACCGTGACGTACATCGTCACCCGGAACATCAACTTCACCAACGTCTGCTACACCGGCTGCCGCTTCTGCGCCTTCGCGCAGCGCCGCACCGACGCCGACGCCTACACCCTCTCCATGGAGCAGATCGCCGACCGGGCCCAGCAGGCCTGGGAGGTGGGCGCGGTGGAGGTCTGCATGCAGGGCGGCATCCACCCGGACCTGCCCGGCACGGCGTACTTCGACATCGCCCGCGCGGTGAAGGAGCGGGTCCCGGGGATGCACGTCCACGCCTTCTCGCCGATGGAGGTGGTGAACGGCGCCACCCGCACCGGCCTCTCCATCCGCGACTGGCTGCAGCGGGCCAAGGAGTCCGGCCTCGACACCATCCCGGGCACGGCCGCCGAGATCCTGGACGACGAGGTCCGCTGGGTGCTCACCAAGGGCAAGCTGCCCGCCGACACCTGGGTCGAGGTCGTCTCCACCGCCCACGAGCTGGGCATCCGCTCCTCCTCGACGATGATGTACGGCCACGTCGACCAGCCCAGGCACTGGCTCGGCCACCTCCGCCTCCTCGCCGGGATGCAGGAGCGCTCGCTCGAATCCACCGAGGGCGGTGGCTTCACCGAGTTCGTCACCCTGCCCTTCGTCCACACCAACGCCCCGGTGTACCTGGCCGGGCTGGCCCGCTCCGGCCCGTCCATGCGGGACAACCGCGCGGTGACCGCGATGGCCCGGCTGCTCCTCCACCCGTACATCCCCAACATCCAGACCAGCTGGGTGAAGCTGGGCGAGGCCGGCGCCGCCGAGATGCTCCGCAGCGGCGCCAACGACCTCGGCGGAACGCTGATGGAGGAGACCATCTCCCGGATGGCCGGCTCCTCCTACGGCAGCTACAAGTCCATCCGCGACCTGGAGGCGATCGCCGAGGCGGCCGGCCGGCCGATCGCCCCGCGCACCACCCTCTACGGGCCGGTCCCGGAGGAGCGCGTCGCGGCCGCCCGCGCCTCGGACGGCCACCTTCCCGAGCTGCTCCCGGTGCTCGACGCACCCTGACCGGTCTGATCGTCGGAACGATACCCTTCACGGGACGCGACAGAACGCCTACCGGAGGTGCCCACCCGTGATGCAGCTGTGGTCCCGCGCCCAGCAGCAGGACTTCCGCAGCCGGGTCCGCGGTTGCCTGCTCGGCGGGGCGATCGGCGACGCCCTGGGCGCGGGGGTGGAGTTCGCCGCCCTCGCCGACATCCGCGCGAAGCACGGGCCGCGCGGAGTCGAGGACTTCGTCCGCTCCTACGGGCGGGTCGGCGCCATCACGGACGACACCCAGATGACCCTCTTCACCGTCGAGGGCCTGATCCGGGCGCACGTCCGCCGGGACACCGGGGGCTGGCACCCGCCGACCGACCTCCACCGGGCGTACCGGCGCTGGGAGCAGACCCAGCGCGAGTGGGGTCCGGACGAGCGCCGCGAGGAGCAGGGCTGGCTGGCCCGCCAGGAGTGGTTGTACGCCCAGCGCGCGCCCGGCAACGCGTGCCTGACCGGCCTGGCCGACGACGTCATGGGCACCCTGGAGAAGCCGAAGAACCCCGGCTCCAAGGGCTGCGGGACGGTGATGCGCTCGGCGCCGTTCGGGCTGCTCGCGGGGTGGGAGCCGGCCCTGGTCTTCCAGATCGCCATCGAGGCGGCGGTGCTGACCCACGGTCATCCGACCGGCTACCTCTCCGCGGCCGCCTTCGCGGTGATCGTCCACACGGTGGTGCGCGGCGGCACGCTGGAGGACGGCGTGCAGACCGCGCTGCGGATGCTGGCCGAGCGGCCGGATCACGAGGAGACGACCAGGGCGCTGGAGCGCGCGCTGGAGGAGGTCCGGGCCGGGGAGCCGTCCGCGGAGCGGGTGGAGCGGCTGGGCCAGGGCTGGATCGCCGAGGAGGCGCTGTCCATCGGCGTCTACTGCGCGCTGGTCGCCGAGGACGTGCGCAGCGGGCTGCTGCTGGCCGTCAACCACTCCGGGGACAGCGACTCCACCGGCTCCGTCTGCGGCAACCTCCTCGGCGCGGTGCACGGCGAGACCGCTCTGCCCGGTGAGTGGCTGGCCCAGCTGGAGGGCCGCGAGACCATCTCCGTCCTCGCGGACGACTTCGCCATGGAGATGACCCACGGCCCCGAACTCCACGGCCCCCGCCGCCCCCCCAACGCCTGGACCAAGCGCTACCCACCTACGGTCTGAGCCCCGGGCCCCGAGCGCAGCGCCGCAGGGCAAATCCAGGGGCGCGGGGAACTGCGCGCCCAGCCCACTACGGCGCCGCACCCGGCAACGGCACTCGTGTTGCAACCCGAACTCCGTTGCCGTTTGCCGACCGTAAGTGGCTGGGCGCGCAGTTCCCCGCGCCCCTGGATTTGCCCTGCGGGCTCCATCCCGGGGCAGAGAAATCAGCTCGGCACGCGCTCGCT contains the following coding sequences:
- a CDS encoding 2-oxoacid:ferredoxin oxidoreductase subunit beta — protein: MRLVPKTDAKQTVKDFKSDQEVRWCPGCGDYAVLAAVQSFLPELGLARENICFVSGIGCSSRFPYYMNTYGMHSIHGRAPAIATGLATSRRDLSVWVVTGDGDALSIGGNHLIHALRRNVNLKILLFNNRIYGLTKGQYSPTSEQGKVTKSTPMGSLDAPFNPLSLAIGAEASFVGRTIDSDRKHLQSVLRAAAEHEGSALVEIYQNCNIFNDGAFETLKEPGTRDEALIRLEHGQPIRFGAEGAHGVFRDPATGELTTREVTPENEAEVLVHDAHAASPATAFALTRLADADTLHRTPIGVLRSVERPVYDTLMAEQLEAAVGAKGEGDLAALLTGSDTWQVG
- a CDS encoding DeoR/GlpR family DNA-binding transcription regulator translates to MGVGNLLARRRQSAILAEIRTIGSVRVAELSARYRVSEMTIRRDLAALARQGLVEKVHGGALLSGSGTGAGRAVEPGFEAKSSWAPAAKEEIARAAAALAVPGSAVALSAGTTTRALARHLAGVPRLTVVTNSVRVAEALEEEAGRRPEGDGATVVLTGGVRTPSDALVGPIAELALHELHVDLLFTGCHGIDPSAGLTTPNLAEAETNRALVGCAGRVVAVADHSKWGVVSLSSFVSLSGVDTLVTDADLAEPARRAARDHVRRLIVADADPARGG
- a CDS encoding 2-oxoacid:acceptor oxidoreductase subunit alpha, with the protein product MTSQVEQTEATAEDAAAPTRGAGATTAAGKAKEVRRLDRVIIRFAGDSGDGMQLTGDRFTSETASFGNDLSTLPNFPAEIRAPAGTLPGVSSFQLHFADHDILTPGDAPHVLVAMNPAALKANLPDLPSGAEIIVNTDEFTKRALSKVGYGADPLGDGSLDGYRLHKVPLTTLTVEALKDSGLARKDAERAKNMFALGLLSWMYNRPTEGTESFLRQKFAKKTDIAEANVRAFQAGWNFGETTEDFAVSYEVEPAKEAFPAGTYRNISGNVALAYGLIAASQRSGLPLYLGSYPITPASDVLHELSKHKNFGVRTFQAEDEIAGIGAALGAAFGGSLAVTTTSGPGVALKSETIGLAVSLELPLLVVDIQRGGPSTGLPTKTEQADLLQAMFGRNGEAPVPIVAPATPAECFSAALEAARIALTYRTPVFLLSDGYLANGSEPWRIPDVASLPDLGVEFATEPNREDGSFWPYLRDEETLARPWAVPGTPGLEHRIGGIEKQDGTGNISYDPDNHERMVRLRQAKVDGIAKTVKPIAVDDPSEDARLLVLGWGSTYGPIAAAVRRVRDAGGRVAQAHLRHLNPFPANLGELLKSYDRVLVPEMNMGQLALLIRGRYLVDARSFTQVRGLPFKAEQLADAIKAELEETDRV
- a CDS encoding APC family permease codes for the protein MARRTEGPAAPDAPSQPETPPGGRAPGGATAHAAENLPESLGYRIKKRLLGRPLVTEQLGEEKLSNPIALGVLASDCISSSAYGSEQMLTILVPVIGMSAFSMLMPVTFVILAVLFVLTLSYRQVVMVYTRAGGSYVVARDNFGPNVAQVAAVALLIDYIVTVAVQTAAGTDAIASLVHLLGNGYTGFDRYKLALSVVIVLVLCWGNLRGIREAGRAFAMPAYLFMGAMALVFAVSAIRLAMGDLPHADVHAAGAMTLGGHGGTGVLMGASVFIVLKSFANGGSSLTGLEAISNGVSAFRSPQGVNARKTLVAMSCILGVLVLGVSTLAFITHAIPYNSGNPTVISQEASLAFGGGWLGQAGLVFVQLATALILYTGANTSFNGFPFLASFVAEDSFLPRQLTKRGHRLAFSAGITVLTVIALGLLIGTDGRLDKLVAMYAIGVFTGFFMAGIGMFKHFWTRREARRRTAGLIVNGLAALASAAVVIIFAITKFTEGAWMVVVIFPIGVYSLIRVNRRYREEAEALAAAPADATRPTARKQLMFVLVDRVDLAVLKAIRYARSLRPAELRAVHFMVDSREAERLGAHWDEAEVGDLPLEIVQCPDRRITRALLEYIARAADTPGAQVTLLIPERTYSPILGRLLHRRTPDHIARAVGKLPNVVATIVPFDVVLPRRPAKD